A genomic region of Notamacropus eugenii isolate mMacEug1 chromosome 3, mMacEug1.pri_v2, whole genome shotgun sequence contains the following coding sequences:
- the WASHC1 gene encoding WASH complex subunit 1 isoform X3, with amino-acid sequence MSTMTQTHYPEGQAYSVPLIQPDLRREEAIQQVADALQYLREVSGDIFSRISQRVETSRSQLQVIGERVSLAQAKIEKIKGSKKAIKVFSSAKYPAPDRLQEYNSIFAGAQDPGSQRRLRHKIQSKHRPLDERALQEKLKYFPVCVSTRPQPEDEAEEGLGGLPSNINSLSSLLLFNTTENLYKKYVFLDPLAGAVTKTHVTLGTETEKLFDAPLSISKREQLEQQVAENYFYVPDLGQVPEINVPSYLPDLPGIADDLMYSADLGPGIAPSAPGTIPELPTFNTELAEPFKPELDGDTPVAPPPPPPLPPPPPPAPVVLVSAPPPPPLPQLTSAQPASEDNSSMSPSGAVHIPPKEVVDPSSGRATLLESIRQAGGIGKAKLRSVKERKLEKKKQKEQEQVRATSQGGDLMSDLFNKLVMRRKGISGKGPGASTGEGPGGAFARMSDSIPPLPMLQPPPGEEDEDEWES; translated from the exons ATGAGCACCATGACGCAGACACACTACCCAGAGGGCCAGGCCTACTCCGTGCCCTTGATCCAGCCCGATCTCCGAAGAGAAGAGGCCATCCAGCAGGTGGCAGATGCCTTACAGTACCTCCGTGAGGTCTCTGGTGACATCTTCAGCAG GATTTCCCAACGAGTAGAAACGAGCCGGAGTCAGCTGCAGGTCATTGgagagagagtctctttggctcaGGCCAAGATTGAGAAGATCAAGGGCAGCAAGAAAGCAATCAAG GTGTTCTCTAGTGCCAAGTATCCAGCCCCAGACAGACTGCAGGAGTACAACTCCATCTTCGCAGGAGCCCAGGATCCTGGGTCTCAGAGGCGCCTTCGACACAAGATCCAGAGCAAACACCGACCCCTAGATGAAAGGGCCCTGCAG GAAAAACTGAAGTACTTTCCTGTGTGTGTGAGCACCAGACCCCAGCCTGAAGATGAGGCCGAGGAGGGACTTGGGGGCCTCCCTAGCAACATCAACTCCCTCAGCTCCTTGCTGCTCTTCAACACCACGGAGAACTT GTACAAGAAGTATGTCTTTCTGGACCCTCTGGCTGGGGCTGTGACAAAGACTCATGTGACACTAGGGACAGAGACTGAGAAGTTGTTTGATGCCCCCTTATCTATCAGCAAGAGGGAGCAACTGGAGCAGCAG GTAGCAGAGAACTACTTTTATGTACCAGATCTGGGCCAGGTGCCTGAGATCAATGTGCCATCCTACCTTCCTGACCTTCCTGGCATTGCTGATGACCTCATGTACAGTGCTGACCTAGGCCCTGGCATAGCACCTTCTGCCCCTGGCACCATTCCTGAGCTACCCACTTTCAACACTGAGCTTGCCGAGCCATTTAAGCCAG aactAGACGGTGACACACCAGTAGCACCCCCACCACCTCCACCTCTaccacctcctcctccaccagCACCTGTGGTATTGGTCAGTGCACCTCCACCCCCGCCTTTGCCCCAACTCACCTCAGCCCAGCCAGCCAGTGAGGACAACAGCAGCATGTCTCCTTCAG GTGCAGTTCACATACCCCCAAAGGAAGTAGTGGATCCTTCCAGTGGACGGGCAACCCTGCTAGAGTCAATCCGCCAGGCTGGAGGTATTGGCAAGGCCAAACTACGGAGTGTGAAGGAGCGAAAGCtggagaaaaagaagcagaaagaacAGGAACAAG TGAGAGCCACAAGCCAAGGTGGTGACCTAATGTCAGATCTCTTCAACAAACTGGTCATGAGGCGCAAAG GCATCTCAGGCAAAGGACCTGGGGCAAGCACTGGGGAAGGCCCTGGGGGAGCGTTTGCCCGAATGTCAGACTCAATTCCACCCCTACCAATGCTGCAACCACCACCTGGAGAGGAAGATGAGGATGAGTGGGAGTCATAG
- the WASHC1 gene encoding WASH complex subunit 1 isoform X1, which produces MGQRPGGGKKISAWGEKHARGRSTMSTMTQTHYPEGQAYSVPLIQPDLRREEAIQQVADALQYLREVSGDIFSRISQRVETSRSQLQVIGERVSLAQAKIEKIKGSKKAIKVFSSAKYPAPDRLQEYNSIFAGAQDPGSQRRLRHKIQSKHRPLDERALQEKLKYFPVCVSTRPQPEDEAEEGLGGLPSNINSLSSLLLFNTTENLYKKYVFLDPLAGAVTKTHVTLGTETEKLFDAPLSISKREQLEQQVAENYFYVPDLGQVPEINVPSYLPDLPGIADDLMYSADLGPGIAPSAPGTIPELPTFNTELAEPFKPELDGDTPVAPPPPPPLPPPPPPAPVVLVSAPPPPPLPQLTSAQPASEDNSSMSPSGAVHIPPKEVVDPSSGRATLLESIRQAGGIGKAKLRSVKERKLEKKKQKEQEQVRATSQGGDLMSDLFNKLVMRRKGISGKGPGASTGEGPGGAFARMSDSIPPLPMLQPPPGEEDEDEWES; this is translated from the exons ATGGGTCAGAGGCCCGGGGGCGGGAAGAAGATTTCTGCGTGGGGAGAGAAGCACGCGAGAGGTCGGA GCACCATGAGCACCATGACGCAGACACACTACCCAGAGGGCCAGGCCTACTCCGTGCCCTTGATCCAGCCCGATCTCCGAAGAGAAGAGGCCATCCAGCAGGTGGCAGATGCCTTACAGTACCTCCGTGAGGTCTCTGGTGACATCTTCAGCAG GATTTCCCAACGAGTAGAAACGAGCCGGAGTCAGCTGCAGGTCATTGgagagagagtctctttggctcaGGCCAAGATTGAGAAGATCAAGGGCAGCAAGAAAGCAATCAAG GTGTTCTCTAGTGCCAAGTATCCAGCCCCAGACAGACTGCAGGAGTACAACTCCATCTTCGCAGGAGCCCAGGATCCTGGGTCTCAGAGGCGCCTTCGACACAAGATCCAGAGCAAACACCGACCCCTAGATGAAAGGGCCCTGCAG GAAAAACTGAAGTACTTTCCTGTGTGTGTGAGCACCAGACCCCAGCCTGAAGATGAGGCCGAGGAGGGACTTGGGGGCCTCCCTAGCAACATCAACTCCCTCAGCTCCTTGCTGCTCTTCAACACCACGGAGAACTT GTACAAGAAGTATGTCTTTCTGGACCCTCTGGCTGGGGCTGTGACAAAGACTCATGTGACACTAGGGACAGAGACTGAGAAGTTGTTTGATGCCCCCTTATCTATCAGCAAGAGGGAGCAACTGGAGCAGCAG GTAGCAGAGAACTACTTTTATGTACCAGATCTGGGCCAGGTGCCTGAGATCAATGTGCCATCCTACCTTCCTGACCTTCCTGGCATTGCTGATGACCTCATGTACAGTGCTGACCTAGGCCCTGGCATAGCACCTTCTGCCCCTGGCACCATTCCTGAGCTACCCACTTTCAACACTGAGCTTGCCGAGCCATTTAAGCCAG aactAGACGGTGACACACCAGTAGCACCCCCACCACCTCCACCTCTaccacctcctcctccaccagCACCTGTGGTATTGGTCAGTGCACCTCCACCCCCGCCTTTGCCCCAACTCACCTCAGCCCAGCCAGCCAGTGAGGACAACAGCAGCATGTCTCCTTCAG GTGCAGTTCACATACCCCCAAAGGAAGTAGTGGATCCTTCCAGTGGACGGGCAACCCTGCTAGAGTCAATCCGCCAGGCTGGAGGTATTGGCAAGGCCAAACTACGGAGTGTGAAGGAGCGAAAGCtggagaaaaagaagcagaaagaacAGGAACAAG TGAGAGCCACAAGCCAAGGTGGTGACCTAATGTCAGATCTCTTCAACAAACTGGTCATGAGGCGCAAAG GCATCTCAGGCAAAGGACCTGGGGCAAGCACTGGGGAAGGCCCTGGGGGAGCGTTTGCCCGAATGTCAGACTCAATTCCACCCCTACCAATGCTGCAACCACCACCTGGAGAGGAAGATGAGGATGAGTGGGAGTCATAG
- the WASHC1 gene encoding WASH complex subunit 1 isoform X2: MGQRPGGGKKISAWGEKHARGTMSTMTQTHYPEGQAYSVPLIQPDLRREEAIQQVADALQYLREVSGDIFSRISQRVETSRSQLQVIGERVSLAQAKIEKIKGSKKAIKVFSSAKYPAPDRLQEYNSIFAGAQDPGSQRRLRHKIQSKHRPLDERALQEKLKYFPVCVSTRPQPEDEAEEGLGGLPSNINSLSSLLLFNTTENLYKKYVFLDPLAGAVTKTHVTLGTETEKLFDAPLSISKREQLEQQVAENYFYVPDLGQVPEINVPSYLPDLPGIADDLMYSADLGPGIAPSAPGTIPELPTFNTELAEPFKPELDGDTPVAPPPPPPLPPPPPPAPVVLVSAPPPPPLPQLTSAQPASEDNSSMSPSGAVHIPPKEVVDPSSGRATLLESIRQAGGIGKAKLRSVKERKLEKKKQKEQEQVRATSQGGDLMSDLFNKLVMRRKGISGKGPGASTGEGPGGAFARMSDSIPPLPMLQPPPGEEDEDEWES, translated from the exons ATGGGTCAGAGGCCCGGGGGCGGGAAGAAGATTTCTGCGTGGGGAGAGAAGCACGCGAGAG GCACCATGAGCACCATGACGCAGACACACTACCCAGAGGGCCAGGCCTACTCCGTGCCCTTGATCCAGCCCGATCTCCGAAGAGAAGAGGCCATCCAGCAGGTGGCAGATGCCTTACAGTACCTCCGTGAGGTCTCTGGTGACATCTTCAGCAG GATTTCCCAACGAGTAGAAACGAGCCGGAGTCAGCTGCAGGTCATTGgagagagagtctctttggctcaGGCCAAGATTGAGAAGATCAAGGGCAGCAAGAAAGCAATCAAG GTGTTCTCTAGTGCCAAGTATCCAGCCCCAGACAGACTGCAGGAGTACAACTCCATCTTCGCAGGAGCCCAGGATCCTGGGTCTCAGAGGCGCCTTCGACACAAGATCCAGAGCAAACACCGACCCCTAGATGAAAGGGCCCTGCAG GAAAAACTGAAGTACTTTCCTGTGTGTGTGAGCACCAGACCCCAGCCTGAAGATGAGGCCGAGGAGGGACTTGGGGGCCTCCCTAGCAACATCAACTCCCTCAGCTCCTTGCTGCTCTTCAACACCACGGAGAACTT GTACAAGAAGTATGTCTTTCTGGACCCTCTGGCTGGGGCTGTGACAAAGACTCATGTGACACTAGGGACAGAGACTGAGAAGTTGTTTGATGCCCCCTTATCTATCAGCAAGAGGGAGCAACTGGAGCAGCAG GTAGCAGAGAACTACTTTTATGTACCAGATCTGGGCCAGGTGCCTGAGATCAATGTGCCATCCTACCTTCCTGACCTTCCTGGCATTGCTGATGACCTCATGTACAGTGCTGACCTAGGCCCTGGCATAGCACCTTCTGCCCCTGGCACCATTCCTGAGCTACCCACTTTCAACACTGAGCTTGCCGAGCCATTTAAGCCAG aactAGACGGTGACACACCAGTAGCACCCCCACCACCTCCACCTCTaccacctcctcctccaccagCACCTGTGGTATTGGTCAGTGCACCTCCACCCCCGCCTTTGCCCCAACTCACCTCAGCCCAGCCAGCCAGTGAGGACAACAGCAGCATGTCTCCTTCAG GTGCAGTTCACATACCCCCAAAGGAAGTAGTGGATCCTTCCAGTGGACGGGCAACCCTGCTAGAGTCAATCCGCCAGGCTGGAGGTATTGGCAAGGCCAAACTACGGAGTGTGAAGGAGCGAAAGCtggagaaaaagaagcagaaagaacAGGAACAAG TGAGAGCCACAAGCCAAGGTGGTGACCTAATGTCAGATCTCTTCAACAAACTGGTCATGAGGCGCAAAG GCATCTCAGGCAAAGGACCTGGGGCAAGCACTGGGGAAGGCCCTGGGGGAGCGTTTGCCCGAATGTCAGACTCAATTCCACCCCTACCAATGCTGCAACCACCACCTGGAGAGGAAGATGAGGATGAGTGGGAGTCATAG